The DNA sequence CCAAGAGTCCGTATCGACGGGATGGTTTGGCACCTCGATGTCGGCTCGTCGCATCCTGGGGCTGGAGTTGGTCCCAAGGGTTGGGCTGTTCGCCCATTAAAGCGGCACGCGAGCTGGGTTTAGAACGTCGTGAGACAGTTCGGTCCCTATCCGCTGCGCGCGTTGGAGACTTGTGGAGGGCTGTCCCTAGTACGAGAGGACCGGGACGGACGAACCGCTGGTGTGCCAGTTGTTCCGCCAGGGGCATGGCTGGTTGGCTACGTTCGGGAGAGATAACCGCTGAAAGCATCTAAGTGGGAAGCTTGCTTCGAGATGAGGTCTCCTGCCCTGTGGTGGGGGTAAGGCTGCCAGGTGATGACTGGGTTGATAGGCCGGGTGTGGAAGCCTTGTGAGGGGTGGAGCTGACCGGTACTAATAGGCCGAGGGCTTGTCCGCCACGGATGCTGGGTGTTCGCGCACATTGTTCACAGGTTTTCCCTGTTCCGCATGCTGTGGTGTGTGGGGTGGGGTGTTGGTTTGCGGTGGTGATAGCGGGAGGGTCACACCCGGTCTCTTTCCGAACCCGGTCGTTAAGTCTCTTTGCGCCGATGGTACTGCCTCCATGGTGGGGGTGGGAGAGTAGGTTGCCGCCGCATTTCTTTTGGTGGGGGGTTCCGTTTCGGCGGAGCCCCCCATTTTTTATGCCCAAGTGCAGCACCGGTCGAGTGCCGTCAGAATCGACCGGTTCCCTCCAGCCGGAGCAGGATCTCCTTGCGCGAGATCCCGCCGCCGTAGCCGACCATGGCGCCGTTGGCGCCGATCACCCGGTGGCACGGCACGACGATGGAGATCGGGTTGCGGTTGTTCGCCATACCCACCGCCCGCGAGGCGTTCGGCCGGCCGAGGGACCGGGCGATCTCGCCATAGGTGGCGGTGCGCCCGTAGGGGATGGTGGTCAGCGCCCGCCAGACGCTCCGCTGGAACACGGTGCCGCGCGGGGCGAGCGGAACAGTGAACTCCCTCAGTTCCCCGGCGAAGTAGGCGCCGAGCTGCTCGGCCGCCGCACTCAGTGCAGCGGGGTCACGGCGCCACCCGTCCGCCATCTCCTCGGCGAAGCGCTCGTGCGGGTTCATGTACACGCCGGTCAGCGCCTCGCTGTCGCCGATGAGCAGCAGTTCCCCCAAGGGCGAGGCGACCAGGTCATACAGCGGGGTTCCGCCGCGGGGCTCGGCGAACTCCGCCGGCGCGGCGTACTCGGCCTCCGGCTCGACGTCCAGCGGAAGCGCGTCCTGTGTCGTGGCCGGATGCGTCGTCTGCGTGTGTGCGGTCATGGTCTGTGTCCCCATCGTCGTCCGAGCCCCCATCGTGGAGTTTCGTCTTGGTTTCGGTCTGCGCGGCCGCCGGGGGTGTCGCGGCGGCCCAGAGATGGTGCGTCGCGTAGGAGCGCCACGGCTGCCACGCCCGTGCGGCCTGTTCGGCCGAGCGCGGGTCCCCGGCATGGCCCAGCCGCTCCAGGGTGCGGCGCACACCCAGATCCGTCCCGAGGAAGACGTCGGGGTCGCCGAGGGCGCGCATGCGGATGTAGTCGGCTGTCCACGGCCCGATGCCCGGCAGCTCGCGCAGGCGGGCGGTAGCCTCTTCGCGGTCGGCTCCGGGGCCGAGGTCGATCCGGCCTTCGGCCAGCGCCTCGCTGAGTGCGATGAGCGCTTTGGCCCGACTCGCCGGCATCGGCAGATCGTCCGGTGCCGCGTCGGCCAGTACCTCGGGCCGCGGAAAGGTGCGCGCCAGTTCGCCGCCGGGGAACGCCAGCGGTGTGCCGAACTTCTCGACCAGCCGCCCGGTGACCGTGCGTGCGGCCGCGACCGAGATCTGCTGGCCTACGACGGCGCGAACCGCCGACTCGGCAGGGTCGACGCTGCCCGGTGCACGCAAACCGGGCCGCGCGGCGACGAGTCCGGCCAGCGGCCCGCCCGCGGCCCCGAGCACCTCCCCGACGGCCTCCGGGTCCGTGTCCAGATCCAGCAGCCGCCGACACCGCTGCACCGCGGTACCCAGGTCCTTCAACAGATCCAGGCAGAGTCGGGCCCACACGTGGTCGTGGCTGCCGTCGCTGGTGATGTGCACGACACCGCTGCCGTGCGGGAGGTTGAGCACCCGGCTGTAGGTGTCGTCGGACAGTTCCTCCACGCCCGGAACGGCGCGCGCGGCAAGAAAGCTGAAAAGGTGGTCGAGGTCGATCGGCGGGCGCAGCGGCAGCCGCAGCGTGACGGTGCCCGGGCGCGCGAATCCGTTTTCGGCGGGTGCGCAGCTGCCCCCTTCCGGCGCCGCGCCGCCCGTGGTCGCGGCCCGCCCGTGGGCGGTCTCCTCGCGGGAGTCCGGTGCCGATCGCACCGCCCCGCGGCGGCGCAGTTCGGAGGGGGAGCGCGTGAACACCTCCCGCACGGTGTCGTTGAACTGCCGGATGCTGGAGAACCCGGCGGCGAAGGCGATGTCGCCCAGAGAGAGGCCCGTCGTCTCGATCAGCACCCGCGCCGTCTGCGCGCGCTGCGCCCGGGCCAGTGCGATCGGACCCGCCCCGAGTTCGGCCACCAGCAGCCGGTTGAGTTGCCGCTCGCTGTAGCCCACCTGCGCGGCGAGCCCGGCTACCCCCTCCCGGTCCACGGCGCCGTCGGAGATCAGCCGCATCGAGCGGCCCACGACGTCGGCGCGCACATTCCACTCGGGAGACCCGGGCGAGGCGTCGGGGCGGCAGCGTTTGCAGGCCCGGAAACACGCCCGCTGAGCGGCCGCGGCCGAGGGGAAGAACCGGGTGTTCTCCCGCTTGGGTGTTACGGCGGGGCAGCTCGGTCGGCAGTAGATACCGGTACTGGTCACACCGACGAAGAAAACGCCGTCGAAGCGCGCGTCTCCGCTGCGAACCGCCAGGTAGCGCTGGTCGTCGTCCATCACGCTGTCCATAATCGTCGGCGCGTCTCCGTCCACGCTAGCGGATTTCGGACATGGAGATGGTCTGCCATGGTGGCCCGGGTCACCGGCCGGGCGGGCCCCGTCGCCGAAGTCGCCGAAAACGCGTCGCGGTCGCGGCGGCCGGTTGCGATCATGTCGCCATGGCAGACGACGGCCGCTTCGTCCCCGGCCTCGAACTGGCGCGCCGCTTCTACTGGGAGGCGGTGGCGCCGGTGCTGGACCGCCACGCGTCGACGCCGCCCCATTCGGCGGCGCTGATCGGCCCGGGGTCGGAGGTGCTCGGTTTCGACACCGAGCGGTCCACGGATCACGACTGGGGGCCGCGCCTCCAGGTGTTCCTCGCGGATGCTGAGCAGAGCGCCGACTCGCGCGCCCGTCGGATCACCGACCTGCTCACGGCGCACCTGCCGACGACCTTCCTGGGTTACCCCACCAACCTGGAACCCACAGGTGAGGAGGGGATACGAGCGATGCGGGCGAGCGACGCCCGCCCGCGCCACGGCGTGGCCGTCGTCGGCCTCGGCCACTGGCTCGATACGCGCCTCGGCTTCGATCCGCGCGCCGGGACGACCACACTGGACTGGCTGGCCACGCCCACTCAAGTACTGGCCGAAACCATCGGCGGGGCGGTGTTCCACGACGGGCTCGGCGAACTGAAGGTAGTCCGGGAGCGGCTGTCCTGGTACCCCGACGACGTGTGGCGCTACACGCTTGCTTGCCAATGGCAGCGGTTGAGCCAGGAGGAGGCGTTTCCCGGCCGCTGCGGGGAGGTTGGCGACGAACTCGGCTCGGCGGTGGTCGCCGCGCGGCTGGTGCGTGACCTGATGCGGCTGTTCCTGCTGATGACCCGCCGCTACCCGCCCTACAGCAAGTGGCTGGGCAGCGCGTTCGCTCGCCTGCCCTGCGCGCCGGAGCTGTCGCCCGTCCTGCGCGCGGCCCTCGCGGCCACCGGCACACACGAGCGGGAACGGCACCTCGCCACCGCCTACGCTACCGCCGCCGAAATGCACAATACCCTCGGCCTCACCGCCGACGTCGATCCCCGCATCCGCCGCTACCACGACCGCCCCTACCGGGTTCTGCACGCCGAGCGGTTCGCTCTGGCCCTCCGCGAAAGCATCGCCGACACGACGCTGCGCGCCTTTCCCCTCGTCGGTGCCGTCGACCAGGCCGTCGACGGCACCGACGTGCTTACCCACCGGGCCCGGACACGCGCCGTGTTCGCCACGCTCGGGCCGGAGGCGGCGTGACCGCGGCGGCCTT is a window from the Streptomonospora litoralis genome containing:
- a CDS encoding DNA-3-methyladenine glycosylase 2 family protein; amino-acid sequence: MDDDQRYLAVRSGDARFDGVFFVGVTSTGIYCRPSCPAVTPKRENTRFFPSAAAAQRACFRACKRCRPDASPGSPEWNVRADVVGRSMRLISDGAVDREGVAGLAAQVGYSERQLNRLLVAELGAGPIALARAQRAQTARVLIETTGLSLGDIAFAAGFSSIRQFNDTVREVFTRSPSELRRRGAVRSAPDSREETAHGRAATTGGAAPEGGSCAPAENGFARPGTVTLRLPLRPPIDLDHLFSFLAARAVPGVEELSDDTYSRVLNLPHGSGVVHITSDGSHDHVWARLCLDLLKDLGTAVQRCRRLLDLDTDPEAVGEVLGAAGGPLAGLVAARPGLRAPGSVDPAESAVRAVVGQQISVAAARTVTGRLVEKFGTPLAFPGGELARTFPRPEVLADAAPDDLPMPASRAKALIALSEALAEGRIDLGPGADREEATARLRELPGIGPWTADYIRMRALGDPDVFLGTDLGVRRTLERLGHAGDPRSAEQAARAWQPWRSYATHHLWAAATPPAAAQTETKTKLHDGGSDDDGDTDHDRTHADDASGHDTGRASAGRRAGGRVRRAGGVRRAPRRNPAV
- a CDS encoding methylated-DNA--[protein]-cysteine S-methyltransferase, coding for MDVEPEAEYAAPAEFAEPRGGTPLYDLVASPLGELLLIGDSEALTGVYMNPHERFAEEMADGWRRDPAALSAAAEQLGAYFAGELREFTVPLAPRGTVFQRSVWRALTTIPYGRTATYGEIARSLGRPNASRAVGMANNRNPISIVVPCHRVIGANGAMVGYGGGISRKEILLRLEGTGRF
- a CDS encoding DUF4037 domain-containing protein — translated: MADDGRFVPGLELARRFYWEAVAPVLDRHASTPPHSAALIGPGSEVLGFDTERSTDHDWGPRLQVFLADAEQSADSRARRITDLLTAHLPTTFLGYPTNLEPTGEEGIRAMRASDARPRHGVAVVGLGHWLDTRLGFDPRAGTTTLDWLATPTQVLAETIGGAVFHDGLGELKVVRERLSWYPDDVWRYTLACQWQRLSQEEAFPGRCGEVGDELGSAVVAARLVRDLMRLFLLMTRRYPPYSKWLGSAFARLPCAPELSPVLRAALAATGTHERERHLATAYATAAEMHNTLGLTADVDPRIRRYHDRPYRVLHAERFALALRESIADTTLRAFPLVGAVDQAVDGTDVLTHRARTRAVFATLGPEAA